In the Limanda limanda chromosome 1, fLimLim1.1, whole genome shotgun sequence genome, one interval contains:
- the LOC133007260 gene encoding mitochondrial nicotinamide adenine dinucleotide transporter SLC25A51-like yields the protein MSVFPLAQHIGKGLDMWEGVRVSEGTMDSESARTPQPQMALSKEDRSLLPTGALNSTLGHQGKHYVCGSIAAFTNIMVTFPIQKVLFRQQLHGVLAGEAVRQLQREGLSNLYRGLLPPLLQKCTTAAIMFGLYEDFSRVLLDRADSSGVPELATRSFAAALAGSAEAFLTPFERVQTLLQDHRHHGRFNSTAHTFRMLLAGYGVRECYRGFVPILLRNSLSNVLFFGLRGPIKEHLPEATSRGGHMVNDFVCGGVLGSTLGVMFYPSNVVKSRAQSQVGGPFQSCRKVLLTVWRERGGSVAMLYRGAHLNYHRSLLSWGIINATYELLKKEIMN from the exons ATGTCGGTTTTTCCACTGGCTCAGCACATTGGCAAAGGGTTGGACATGTGGGAGGGGGTGAGGGTGAGTGAGGG CACCATGGACTCGGAGTCAGCCCGGACACCTCAGCCCCAGATGGCCCTTTCTAAAGAAGACCGCTCCCTGCTGCCTACTGGGGCTCTGAATTCTACGCTGGGCCATCAAGGGAAGCACTATGTCTGTGGCTCCATTGCAGCTTTTACCAATATCATGGTGACCTTCCCTATCCAGAAGGTGCTGTTCCGCCAGCAGCTGCATGGTGTGTTGGCGGGGGAGGCAGTGCGGCAGCTCCAGAGGGAGGGGCTGAGTAATCTTTACCGGGGCCTGTTGCCCCCACTGCTCCAGAAGTGCACCACGGCGGCCATCATGTTTGGCCTGTACGAGGACTTCTCTCGAGTCTTGTTGGACCGGGCTGATAGCAGTGGTGTGCCGGAGCTGGCCACAAGAAGCTTTGCTGCAGCATTGGCAGGATCTGCAGAGGCCTTCCTGACGCCATTTGAGCGTGTGCAGACTCTCCTACAAGACCATCGGCACCACGGCCGCTTCAACAGCACAGCCCACACCTTCCGGATGCTTCTGGCTGGGTATGGTGTCAGAGAGTGCTACCGTGGCTTTGTGCCTATACTCCTCCGTAACAGCCTCAGCAATGTGCTCTTCTTTGGGCTCCGGGGGCCCATTAAAGAGCACCTCCCAGAAGCCACTAGCCGAGGAGGTCACATGGTGAATGATTTTGTGTGTGGAGGGGTGTTGGGGTCCACCCTGGGCGTTATGTTCTATCCATCAAATGTGGTGAAGTCCCGGGCCCAGTCTCAGGTTGGTGGACCCTTCCAGTCTTGCAGAAAGGTGCTGCTGAcagtgtggagagagaggggggggagtgtgGCCATGCTCTACAGAGGGGCTCACCTCAATTACCACCGATCACTCCTCTCCTGGGGGATCATCAACGCCACCTATGAGCTGCTGAAAAaggaaataatgaattaa